A genomic region of Miscanthus floridulus cultivar M001 chromosome 3, ASM1932011v1, whole genome shotgun sequence contains the following coding sequences:
- the LOC136543855 gene encoding uncharacterized protein, producing the protein MAQHNCHLLNWNVRGLNDGSRRDTVNELVRNTGSTVVCLQETKLQAIDRNVVTRTVGSKFADSFAVLPAAQTRGGILLAVNQDFFDLSDVVLTAHAITATITMRADGIKWQITVVYGPQGDDVKLQFLQELRSIPPPDHSRWLIAAFDHLRLKEIKLNGRRFTWSNEQDNPTLTRIDRLLCTPEWELIFPASFLHSLSSLMSDYTPLLLQGEVDHYRNTSFRFENFWTKVDGFHEVVQDAWNKPVYSALPLKRLHIKLARVAKAIKRWHKEKIGDTRLQLAIVKEVLLQLELAQESRMLMSQELDLCRRLKTRSVGLAAIEKSRIRQRSRLTYIRCGDTNIKFFHIRANARQRKNYIHCLHTERGMVMAHEEKQKVTGVYFRSHIGSTTPRPTAFNWQSLGYTVHDLIELEAPFSKEEMSGLNGVFTVSSAFSHAFTCDREHFELTTVVINSSELLQLGESLTLAVPDYNKPTSSTAFRPLEETKAVGIDPTDPTKMVWIRTHLPSQIRMRARRLPTRQS; encoded by the exons ATGGCACAACATAACTGTCACCTGCTTAACTGGAACGTCAGAGGGCTTAATGACGGGTCGCGGCGAGATACTGTAAATGAGCTGGTTAGGAATACAGGCTCCACCGTTGTCTGTTTACAAGAAACAAAGCTGCAGGCCATCGACCGTAATGTTGTCACACGCACAGTGGGCTCCAAATTTGCTGACTCTTTTGCGGTGCTGCCGGCGGCGCAGACAAGAGGGGGAATCCTGCTCGCTGTAAATCAAGACTTCTTCGACCTTTCTGATGTTGTTCTAACTGCGCATGCCATCACTGCTACCATAACCATGAGGGCGGATGGAATTAAGTGGCAAATTACGGTGGTTTACGGGCCGCAAGGAGATGACGTCAAGCTCCAATTCCTCCAAGAACTGAGAAGCATCCCACCTCCGGACCACAGTAGATGGCTCATC GCAGCATTTGACCACTTGAGGCTCAAAGAAATCAAGCTAAATGGTCGTCGCTTCACATGGAGCAACGAGCAAGACAACCCAACTCTAACCAGAATCGATAGACTGCTTTGCACCCCGGAATGGGAGCTCATCTTTCCAGCCAGTTTCCTCCATTCGCTGTCGTCCCTCATGTCGGATTACACCCCGCTACTCCTGCAAGGGGAAGTTGACCACTACCGCAACACGTCATTCCGCTTCGAAAATTTTTGGACTAAGGTCGATGGCTTCCATGAAGTTGTCCAGGACGCCTGGAACAAGCCGGTCTACTCCGCGCTGCCTCTCAAGCGCTTGCACATCAAATTGGCACGAGTTGCAAAGGCCATTAAGCGGTGGCACAAAGAAAAAATAGGAGATACCAGACTTCAGCTTGCCATTGTCAAAGAAGTACTTCTGCAGCTAGAATTGGCACAGGAATCCAGAATGCTCATGAGTCaggagcttgacctctgtcgacGCCTCAAAACCCGTAGTGTGGGGCTGGCGGCCATTGAAAAATCAAGGATTCGACAAAGATCAAGACTCACGTACATCCGTTGCGGGGACACCAACATAAAATTCTTCCACATTAGAGCCAATGCAAGACAAAGAAAAAACTACATTCATTGCCTTCACACTGAAAGGGGGATGGTGATGGCCCACGAGGAGAAACAGAAAGTGACGGGAGTTTATTTTAGAAGCCACATCGGATCGACAACTCCAAGACCCACAGCCTTCAATTGGCAATCCTTGGGGTACACCGTGCATGACTTGATAGAGCTGGAGGCACCCTTCTCCAAGGAAGAG ATGTCGGGACTGAACGGCGTCTTCACTGTGAGCAGCGCCTTCTCACATGCCTTCACATGCGATcgcgagcatttcgagctcaccaccgtagtcatcaactcatctgagctCCTGCAGCTCGGGGAGTCATTGACCCTagcagtcccagactacaacaaaccaacctcctcaacAGCCTTCCgtccactcgaggaaaccaaggcggtggggatcgaccccactgacccaaccaagatggtgtggatcagGACCCATCTTCCTAGCCAAATaagaatgcgagctcgtcgacttcctacgcgccaatcgtga
- the LOC136545924 gene encoding uncharacterized protein → MAVTGAVPSRPHRAVRAFTTASAPRRATPPPSTLSPTDPDDVRPSPSDPAAAPSSWSDPATVQRHRLQRRLSHGASLPASRTRRPLPCADNAGSGARPPAQYLGEAIARIIPHRPRLVVL, encoded by the exons ATGGCTGTGACCGGTGCCGTGCCGTCGAGGCCACACAGGGCCGTAAGGGCCTTCACAACCGCGTCCGCCCCTCGCCGAGCAACCCCGCCGCCGTCCACCCTCTCGCCGACGGACCCCGACGACGTCCGCCCCTCGCCGAgcgaccccgccgccgccccttCCTCGTGGAGCGACCCCGCCACCGTCCAGAGGCACCGGCTCCAGCGCCGCCTCTCGCACGGTGCGTCGCTcccggcgtcccgcacccggcgCCCGCTCCCGTGCGCCGACAACGCAGGCTCCGGCGCCCGGCCTCCCGCGCAGTACCTAG gagaggctattgcaaggaTCATTCCCCACCGTCCTCGACTCGTCGTTTTGTAG